The Veillonellales bacterium genome has a window encoding:
- a CDS encoding PLP-dependent aminotransferase family protein, whose protein sequence is MYGITIDRNSELSVAKQLYRQIRKKILTGQLPAGARLPATRNLANQLNIARNTVVEVYDQLKLEGFFISHQGSYTTVAPNACLMQLPPGPPAAARNQKKTTADLIDFRYGIPALDLFPRKAWQKSVAQVITDIPAAYFGYHHPAGCSELRSALTNYLFATRGIIASPEQIMVTSGSTQAFYLITRLLCTHNRKVIIADPVNYDVQRYLTMLGCDLASVPIDGQGLQTSLLPSQKDFPPSFTLVTPSQQFPTGGILSIQRRIELINFARNTNSYLVEDDYENEFTYEKSPVPALQELDPEKVIYVGSFSKVLMPALRLGYLILPRNLLDTFYRSNWSATQQPSAIDQLSLALFIHTGQLQRHVAQMNKVYRKRRNKLALALTHHFADSAEILSCPSGLHLTTRFKNVTFSSPVLKDILHHGVLIYPVEQHIIHRKDKKFSDQAILGFGNVNETEIAEGIRRLKAALQQYSPNSLDTHRLTP, encoded by the coding sequence ATGTATGGGATAACCATCGATCGAAACTCAGAACTGTCAGTCGCCAAACAACTTTACCGGCAAATCCGTAAAAAGATACTGACAGGGCAATTGCCGGCAGGCGCCCGTCTTCCCGCTACCAGAAATCTGGCTAATCAGCTCAATATAGCAAGAAATACTGTAGTAGAAGTGTATGACCAATTAAAATTAGAAGGATTTTTTATCAGCCACCAAGGCTCTTATACGACAGTTGCACCGAATGCTTGTCTGATGCAGCTGCCGCCCGGACCTCCGGCTGCCGCCCGGAATCAAAAGAAAACAACAGCGGATCTCATCGATTTTCGCTATGGAATTCCCGCTTTAGATCTATTTCCCCGAAAGGCCTGGCAAAAATCCGTTGCTCAAGTTATAACCGATATACCGGCTGCCTATTTCGGCTATCATCACCCTGCCGGCTGTTCTGAACTGCGCTCGGCCTTAACAAATTATTTGTTTGCGACAAGAGGGATCATCGCTTCGCCGGAACAAATCATGGTTACATCCGGTTCAACCCAGGCATTTTATCTAATCACCCGCTTATTATGTACCCATAACCGCAAAGTCATTATTGCCGACCCGGTCAATTACGATGTTCAGCGATACTTAACCATGCTGGGCTGTGACCTGGCTTCCGTTCCTATCGACGGGCAAGGCCTTCAGACCAGTCTTTTGCCATCACAAAAAGACTTTCCCCCGAGCTTTACCCTGGTAACCCCTTCACAGCAGTTTCCCACCGGCGGCATACTGTCTATCCAGCGTCGAATCGAGCTTATCAACTTTGCCAGAAATACAAATTCCTACCTGGTGGAAGACGACTACGAAAATGAGTTTACCTATGAAAAAAGTCCGGTTCCCGCCTTGCAGGAACTGGACCCGGAAAAAGTCATCTATGTCGGTTCCTTCAGCAAAGTGCTCATGCCTGCGCTAAGACTTGGCTACCTGATTCTGCCCCGAAACCTGCTGGATACGTTTTACCGCTCGAATTGGTCTGCCACCCAGCAGCCCTCTGCCATTGACCAATTATCCCTGGCGCTGTTCATCCATACCGGCCAATTGCAGCGGCATGTCGCCCAAATGAATAAAGTGTACCGCAAGCGGCGGAACAAGCTGGCACTTGCGTTGACACACCATTTCGCCGATTCTGCCGAGATACTGAGCTGTCCTTCAGGGCTGCACCTGACTACCAGATTTAAAAATGTAACATTTTCTTCTCCGGTATTGAAGGACATCCTGCACCATGGCGTCCTGATTTATCCCGTGGAACAACACATTATCCACAGAAAAGATAAAAAGTTCTCCGACCAAGCCATTCTTGGTTTTGGCAACGTAAACGAAACTGAAATAGCAGAAGGAATCCGGCGATTAAAAGCAGCGCTGCAGCAGTATTCCCCCAATAGCCTGGATACTCATCGCTTAACGCCATAG
- a CDS encoding MFS transporter, producing MPVKNKILLNTLHIIVDGLFDCVPILLSFMIISFAAGEKEVGVIISLSNMVITIAGLSTIFFSQHFGLFRTISLILLLYGIGFFTNAFSQNVYLAGFCFIIGNAGFGLFHNVAFSYLTANSARRSLGKAMGDFAAIGDIGRMPLVSLAAFIAALSLFGVPGWRIVCLTYGLGALLFAGYIFLSTSHQKETIKQATFTAAAEKKYLPAFSLLRNRQYALPMSASILDAFGSNQVFVFLPFLLFAKGIDPKIIASFALAFTFGCFLGKTALGRLVDTFGTRKVFVVSEVMMAILLGILLLGQQLFIVIGASFLLGIVTKGTVPVVQTIITEPVQKHEYDDIFAINGFSRGIANMVSPLLFGFIASSVSINWSFGIMAIAAAGAVIPVLMMDKNIPQVKYT from the coding sequence ATGCCTGTGAAAAATAAAATCTTGCTCAATACGCTTCATATAATCGTTGATGGTCTATTTGACTGCGTTCCAATACTCCTTTCGTTTATGATCATTTCTTTTGCAGCCGGAGAAAAAGAAGTTGGCGTGATTATTTCTCTTTCAAACATGGTGATTACCATCGCCGGACTATCTACCATATTCTTTTCTCAGCATTTCGGCTTGTTCCGCACTATAAGCCTCATACTATTATTGTATGGCATTGGATTTTTTACGAATGCCTTTTCCCAAAATGTTTATCTTGCAGGATTTTGTTTTATCATCGGCAATGCGGGGTTTGGTTTGTTTCATAATGTTGCCTTTTCGTATCTTACAGCGAATTCTGCAAGACGATCGTTGGGAAAAGCAATGGGTGATTTCGCAGCTATCGGCGATATCGGGAGAATGCCGCTTGTTTCGCTTGCTGCTTTTATCGCCGCTCTTTCTCTGTTTGGGGTTCCCGGCTGGAGAATTGTCTGCTTAACGTATGGTCTGGGAGCTTTGTTATTTGCCGGATATATATTTCTTTCCACTTCTCACCAAAAAGAAACAATCAAGCAAGCAACTTTTACGGCAGCAGCCGAAAAAAAATATCTTCCTGCTTTTTCACTTTTACGCAACCGTCAATATGCGCTGCCAATGAGCGCAAGCATACTAGACGCCTTTGGCAGCAACCAGGTCTTTGTATTTCTTCCTTTCCTCCTCTTTGCAAAAGGTATTGACCCAAAAATTATTGCGTCGTTTGCACTTGCCTTTACCTTTGGCTGCTTTCTGGGAAAAACAGCGCTTGGAAGGTTGGTGGATACATTTGGCACTCGCAAGGTATTTGTAGTATCTGAAGTTATGATGGCGATACTCCTGGGAATTCTTCTGCTAGGGCAGCAGCTTTTTATTGTTATCGGAGCATCGTTTTTACTCGGTATTGTGACAAAAGGAACCGTCCCGGTTGTCCAGACAATTATCACAGAACCGGTCCAAAAACACGAATATGATGATATATTTGCGATTAATGGCTTTTCTCGCGGAATTGCCAATATGGTTTCTCCGCTTCTTTTTGGTTTTATCGCTTCGTCCGTTAGTATAAATTGGAGCTTCGGCATAATGGCAATTGCCGCTGCGGGAGCTGTCATCCCAGTACTCATGATGGATAAAAATATCCCCCAAGTAAAATACACATAG
- a CDS encoding MFS transporter — translation MLHFSDAKMKPIIVLALLTAACLIGDSMLYVVLPTHWEEAGLNSLWEVGVLLSANRLVRLPLNPLVGWLYKKISTRQGVFFAVILAAATTFSYGLVKGFLPLLLIRCLWGLAWTFLRLGSYFAIIDCSTDSNRGHCMGTFNGLYRLGSLAGMLAGGFIADFYGLSVTSLLFGAITLLSIPAALLWVPNSKGKNTSTEEQPSSKSVLWKDSTILWALLTGTLVAMIYQGVFNATLSYLVQVHNSSTINIYGIAVGAASLAGILQAMRWGWEPWLAPWVGKKSDGKYGRRRVLIISLLMAGFLFALIPLSIPLLPWLLIVIGIQLTATALTTITDAIASDAASRSSKYLVLTAYSVAIDFGAAIGPFIGYLLNGYVEAYAAYWGTAVILLLLTIAWLIPNKTTTLHIHPKA, via the coding sequence ATGCTCCATTTTTCTGATGCCAAAATGAAACCGATCATCGTTTTAGCTTTACTTACGGCAGCCTGCTTGATTGGTGATTCCATGCTGTATGTTGTTCTGCCAACCCATTGGGAAGAGGCCGGGCTTAATTCTTTATGGGAAGTAGGGGTTCTATTATCCGCAAACCGCCTGGTCAGACTGCCGTTAAATCCACTTGTAGGCTGGTTATATAAAAAAATCAGCACCCGGCAGGGAGTATTCTTTGCCGTAATTTTAGCAGCCGCGACAACATTCTCCTACGGATTGGTAAAGGGCTTTTTACCCCTCTTGCTGATTCGGTGTCTCTGGGGTTTAGCCTGGACTTTCTTAAGACTGGGCTCCTACTTTGCGATTATTGATTGCTCCACTGACTCTAATCGGGGACATTGTATGGGAACTTTTAATGGATTATACCGGCTGGGAAGTTTGGCAGGCATGCTCGCCGGCGGATTTATCGCCGATTTCTACGGATTATCCGTTACATCGCTGCTCTTCGGCGCTATAACCCTATTATCGATTCCGGCAGCTTTGCTCTGGGTCCCAAACTCTAAAGGGAAAAATACCAGTACCGAGGAACAGCCTAGCAGCAAGTCCGTCCTGTGGAAGGATTCCACCATTCTTTGGGCCTTACTAACAGGCACGTTAGTCGCCATGATCTACCAGGGTGTATTCAACGCAACATTAAGCTATCTGGTACAAGTACATAACTCATCTACGATAAATATCTATGGTATTGCCGTTGGCGCGGCATCTCTCGCCGGTATTCTCCAAGCAATGCGCTGGGGTTGGGAACCTTGGCTAGCCCCCTGGGTCGGAAAAAAATCCGATGGTAAGTATGGCCGGCGAAGAGTCCTGATCATATCCTTACTGATGGCTGGTTTTCTTTTTGCGCTGATCCCGCTTTCGATTCCACTGCTGCCCTGGCTGCTGATTGTCATCGGCATCCAGCTTACAGCGACCGCATTAACCACAATTACCGATGCCATTGCTTCCGATGCGGCGTCACGTTCCTCAAAATATTTAGTTTTAACAGCGTATTCGGTTGCCATCGATTTTGGCGCAGCAATAGGACCATTTATCGGCTATTTATTGAATGGCTACGTGGAAGCATACGCAGCCTATTGGGGAACGGCAGTAATTTTACTATTACTGACAATCGCATGGCTTATACCAAATAAAACCACGACACTCCACATTCACCCGAAAGCGTAA
- a CDS encoding mannose-1-phosphate guanylyltransferase/mannose-6-phosphate isomerase, which produces MKIVILAGGGGTRLFPLSRSSYPKQFLQIDGEQSLLAQTVTRCLSIVRPSDILIVTNDAYRHHVQAELAACRAGAAHILLEPVGRNTAPAIALAVRYCLDKLGVDKNEVIFVSPSDHLVRSQPDFAAAVKTAEKMAGQDKIVTLGIQPDNPESGYGYIHAGEAYGDGFVVADFKEKPDQATAEKYLAAGGYYWNSGMFAFTIGCMSEELKQYRPDIYQIMALPFAEMQAEFQQMPSISIDYAVAEKSKRMVIIPFKAYWNDIGSWDAIYGAMEKDEHGNAVKGDCLPLHCTNTLMMGRSRLLAGIGLENLLVVETDDVIVVARRGESQQVKDLVTELKRQGRKEAVENTTVYRPWGSYKVMGEGSGYKMKKIRVSPGQKLSLQLHYHRSEHWVVIGGTAKVTVGQTEKMVHRNESVYIPPSTKHRLENPGKIPLEIIEIQNGDYLEEDDIVRFEDSYGRV; this is translated from the coding sequence ATGAAGATTGTTATTTTAGCTGGCGGCGGGGGAACTCGACTTTTCCCTTTGTCGCGCAGTTCTTATCCGAAACAATTCTTGCAAATTGATGGAGAGCAATCTTTATTAGCGCAGACAGTTACTCGCTGTTTATCCATCGTAAGGCCGTCCGATATTCTCATTGTCACCAACGATGCTTACCGGCACCATGTCCAGGCAGAGCTCGCTGCCTGCCGGGCGGGAGCTGCTCATATACTGCTGGAGCCGGTCGGGCGCAATACGGCTCCGGCGATTGCCTTGGCAGTGCGATATTGTCTGGATAAGCTGGGAGTTGATAAAAATGAAGTCATCTTTGTATCTCCTTCCGACCATCTTGTTCGTTCGCAGCCAGACTTCGCCGCTGCTGTCAAAACAGCGGAAAAAATGGCCGGACAGGATAAGATCGTGACACTAGGCATTCAACCGGATAACCCGGAATCCGGGTATGGATATATTCATGCCGGGGAAGCTTATGGCGATGGTTTTGTCGTGGCGGACTTTAAGGAAAAGCCGGATCAGGCAACAGCAGAAAAGTATTTGGCAGCAGGCGGTTATTACTGGAATTCCGGCATGTTCGCTTTTACAATCGGCTGTATGAGTGAAGAACTCAAACAGTACCGGCCTGATATTTATCAGATTATGGCTCTCCCCTTTGCTGAGATGCAGGCTGAATTTCAGCAGATGCCGAGCATTTCTATTGATTATGCTGTGGCGGAAAAATCAAAAAGAATGGTGATTATCCCCTTTAAAGCCTATTGGAATGATATTGGTTCATGGGATGCCATTTATGGTGCGATGGAAAAAGATGAGCATGGCAATGCTGTCAAAGGAGACTGTCTGCCGCTTCATTGCACCAATACCTTGATGATGGGGCGCAGCCGTTTGCTTGCCGGTATTGGACTCGAAAATTTGCTGGTTGTTGAAACGGATGATGTTATTGTTGTGGCGCGCCGGGGCGAATCCCAGCAAGTGAAAGATCTGGTAACGGAATTAAAGCGGCAGGGCCGTAAGGAAGCCGTGGAGAATACGACGGTGTACCGGCCCTGGGGCAGCTATAAGGTAATGGGTGAAGGCTCGGGCTACAAAATGAAAAAAATCAGGGTGAGCCCCGGCCAGAAGCTGAGTCTGCAGCTCCATTATCATCGCAGCGAGCATTGGGTGGTGATTGGCGGAACAGCTAAGGTCACGGTTGGTCAAACGGAAAAAATGGTTCATCGTAATGAAAGTGTCTATATTCCGCCTTCTACCAAACATCGTTTAGAAAATCCGGGGAAAATTCCGTTGGAAATTATTGAAATTCAAAATGGGGATTATTTGGAAGAGGACGATATTGTCCGTTTTGAAGATAGTTATGGCCGGGTATGA
- a CDS encoding glycosyltransferase family 4 protein, translating to MATNIVKKVAFLSTYPPRECGLATFTEDLVNSMNKISLVQPSVIAVAKKEDYVDPRVKFIVNQQERSSYLKAALWANRHADLLIIEHEYGIFGGDCGEYVLDLAKGLKIPFIVTTHTVLLSPSPKQKTVLRDLGKLSAKVVTMAESSIPILTGTYDVPTEKIAFIPHGVPSMRMASREQLKLYYPDLQNKQIISSFGLISPAKGLEYGIKALAKVVPDYHNVLYLILGKTHPAVKERMGESYRQSLMDLAENLGIREHVLFIDKYLTKEEVITYLQLSDMYLTPYLSREQAVSGTLAYAMGYGRVIISTPYRYAQEMLGSGRGLLAQFRDADSLAACMRIVLGNPSRKKEMELKTMAAGRKMTWENVAGRYAELCISTIGNRNSQLQKDLRLPVHLPDKHVSFPFEMNTGNGMKARL from the coding sequence ATGGCTACCAATATAGTTAAAAAAGTTGCTTTTTTGAGCACTTATCCGCCCAGGGAATGTGGATTAGCTACATTTACTGAAGATTTGGTTAATTCGATGAATAAAATATCTTTGGTTCAACCAAGCGTTATTGCTGTGGCTAAGAAAGAAGACTATGTTGATCCTCGGGTGAAATTTATAGTGAATCAGCAAGAGCGTTCCAGTTACTTGAAGGCGGCTCTTTGGGCCAATCGCCATGCCGACTTGCTGATTATTGAACATGAATACGGCATATTTGGCGGCGACTGTGGCGAATATGTGCTTGATTTGGCGAAAGGGCTAAAGATTCCTTTTATCGTTACTACTCATACCGTGCTGTTAAGCCCATCGCCTAAACAGAAAACTGTGCTGCGGGATTTAGGTAAACTGAGTGCGAAAGTGGTGACTATGGCAGAAAGCTCCATTCCCATATTGACAGGAACTTACGATGTTCCGACAGAGAAAATTGCATTTATCCCTCATGGAGTCCCCAGCATGCGAATGGCATCGCGGGAACAATTGAAACTGTACTATCCTGATTTGCAGAATAAGCAGATCATCAGCAGCTTTGGACTTATCAGCCCGGCTAAAGGACTGGAGTATGGCATTAAGGCCCTGGCAAAGGTGGTACCCGATTATCATAATGTGCTTTATTTGATTCTGGGGAAAACCCATCCCGCCGTCAAGGAGAGGATGGGAGAAAGTTATCGGCAGAGTCTGATGGATTTGGCGGAGAATCTGGGGATCAGGGAACATGTTCTGTTTATTGATAAATATCTGACAAAAGAAGAAGTAATTACCTATCTCCAGTTATCAGATATGTATCTGACTCCCTATTTGTCTAGGGAACAGGCAGTCAGCGGGACATTGGCTTACGCGATGGGGTATGGCCGGGTAATTATATCGACTCCTTACCGGTATGCCCAGGAAATGCTGGGCAGCGGCCGGGGGCTGCTGGCTCAATTCAGAGATGCTGATTCATTAGCAGCCTGTATGCGAATTGTACTCGGCAATCCCTCCCGGAAAAAAGAAATGGAACTGAAAACTATGGCTGCCGGCCGGAAAATGACGTGGGAGAATGTAGCCGGCCGTTACGCTGAATTGTGCATCAGCACGATTGGTAATAGAAATAGTCAGTTGCAAAAAGATCTGCGGCTGCCGGTGCATTTACCGGACAAACATGTGTCTTTTCCCTTTGAGATGAACACGGGGAATGGAATGAAGGCAAGATTATGA